A window from Cryptomeria japonica chromosome 1, Sugi_1.0, whole genome shotgun sequence encodes these proteins:
- the LOC131028565 gene encoding extensin-2-like: MAFVIALALSMVALAAAEYDHFSPPPVYYYQSPPPPYYYKSPPPVYYYQSPPPPYYYKSPPPPSPSPPPPYYYNSPPPPSSSPPPPYYYKSPPPPSPSPPPPYYYKSPPPPSLSPPPPYYYKSPPPPSPSPPPPYYYKSPPPPSPSPPPPYYYKSPPPPSPSPPPPYYYKSPPPPSPSPPPPYYYKSPPPPSPSPPPPYYYNSPPPPSPSPPPPYYYKSPPLPSPSPPPPYYYNSPPPPSPSPPPTYYYESPPPPSPSPSPPPPYYYKSPPPPSPSPPPPYFYTSPPPPPTY, from the coding sequence ATGGCGTTTGTAATTGCTTTGGCGTTGTCTATGGTGGCCTTGGCTGCAGCTGAATACGATCATTTTTCACCTCCTCCTGTTTATTATTATCAATCTCCCCCTCCTCCTTACTATTATAAATCACCCCCTCCTGTTTACTATTATCAATCCCCCCCTCCTCCTTACTATTACAAATCACCACCTCCTCCCTCTCCTTCACCTCCACCACCATACTATTATAATTCACCTCCACCTCCATCTTCCTCACCTCCACCTCCATACTACTACAAGtccccacctccaccatctccttcaCCTCCTCCACCATACTACTATAaatctccacctcctccatctctttCACCTCCTCCTCCATACTACTACAAATCCCCTCCACCACCATCTCCTTCCCCTCCACCACCATACTATTATAAGTCCCCACCCCCACCttccccatctcctcctcctccatattACTACAAGtccccacctcctccatctccttcaCCTCCTCCTCCATATTACTACAAATCCCCTCCACCACCATCTCCTTCACCTCCACCACCATATTACTACAAAtccccaccacctccatctccatctcctcctcctccgtACTACTACAATTCCCCTCCACCACCATCCCCTTCACCTCCACCACCATATTACTATAAATCCCCACCActtccatctccatctcctccacccCCATATTACTACAActctccacctccaccatctccatctcctcCCCCAACATATTATTACGAATCCCcgccaccaccatctccatctccatctccacctcctccttaCTACTACAAatctccaccaccaccatccccatcACCACCACCCCCATACTTCTATACATCCCCACCACCTCCACCAACATATTGA